A genomic window from Variovorax paradoxus includes:
- a CDS encoding Bug family tripartite tricarboxylate transporter substrate binding protein: MTRDKPSSRFLQKLFCATALLAAGLSATAQTAYPSKPVRVVVAFTAGGTTDILARAVTQHMSEKLKQSFIIDNKPGGGGNIGTEFVVRAPADGYTLIVNSVGPMAVNQTLYKNLPYDPLTDLVPVVQIADVPNVLVVNPEVPAKTLEEFIAYAKANPNRLNYGSTGVGTSSHLSSYMLSKRIGAETLHVPYKGANALNDLLAGRVQFMFATIPSVIAHIKAGKLRAIAVSSQKRSRSLPDVPTVAEKGFPDFSAGSWFGFFAPKGTPAPVIALLNKSVNEALPSLEAQMIREGADPVGGTPEQFGKFTRQEYEKWKAIVRESGATAE, encoded by the coding sequence ATGACACGAGACAAGCCTTCTTCCCGCTTCTTGCAAAAGCTCTTCTGCGCCACGGCACTCCTGGCCGCCGGGCTCAGTGCCACCGCACAGACGGCCTACCCGAGCAAGCCCGTGCGCGTGGTCGTCGCCTTCACCGCCGGCGGCACCACCGACATCCTCGCGCGCGCCGTCACGCAGCACATGTCGGAAAAACTCAAGCAGTCCTTCATCATCGACAACAAGCCCGGTGGCGGCGGCAACATCGGCACCGAGTTCGTGGTGCGCGCACCGGCCGACGGCTACACGCTGATCGTCAACTCGGTCGGCCCGATGGCCGTCAATCAGACGCTCTACAAGAACCTGCCCTATGACCCGCTCACCGACCTTGTGCCGGTGGTGCAGATCGCAGACGTGCCCAACGTGCTGGTGGTCAACCCCGAAGTGCCCGCGAAGACGCTGGAAGAATTCATCGCCTACGCCAAGGCCAACCCCAACAGGCTGAACTACGGCTCCACCGGCGTCGGCACCTCGTCGCACCTGTCGAGCTACATGCTCAGCAAGCGCATCGGGGCCGAGACGCTGCACGTGCCCTACAAGGGCGCTAACGCGCTCAACGACCTGCTCGCGGGCCGCGTGCAATTCATGTTCGCGACCATTCCATCGGTCATCGCGCACATCAAGGCGGGCAAGCTCCGGGCCATTGCGGTGAGCAGCCAGAAGCGCTCGCGCTCGCTGCCCGACGTACCGACCGTGGCCGAGAAGGGCTTCCCCGATTTCTCCGCCGGCTCGTGGTTCGGCTTCTTCGCGCCCAAAGGCACGCCAGCCCCGGTGATCGCGCTGCTCAACAAGTCGGTGAACGAGGCGCTGCCCTCGCTCGAGGCGCAGATGATCCGCGAGGGCGCCGACCCGGTGGGCGGCACACCCGAGCAGTTCGGCAAGTTCACGCGCCAGGAGTACGAGAAGTGGAAGGCGATCGTGCGCGAATCGGGTGCGACGGCCGAATGA
- a CDS encoding class II aldolase/adducin family protein → MTRPGVLQIPSMKGRCSEAEWQARIDLAACYRLVDLYGMSDMMANHISSHVPGEKGAFLINPYGMMYEEITASSLIKVDQDGNILSKPDFGELDYGINKAGYVIHSAVHAARPDVACVIHTHSWASMAVSSLECGLLPLTQTAMRFLKIGYHDYQGVVLNTEEQASLLADLGDREAVIFRNHGALVVGRSVGEAFNWMHRLELACRAQIGAMSCNTPLQAVPKHVLEETWNNYQPGTRRPYGLMEWPALLRKLDRMDPGFRD, encoded by the coding sequence ATGACACGACCCGGCGTACTCCAGATTCCCTCCATGAAGGGCCGATGCTCCGAAGCCGAATGGCAGGCCCGCATCGACCTCGCTGCCTGCTACCGGCTGGTAGACCTCTACGGCATGTCCGACATGATGGCCAACCACATCTCCTCGCACGTGCCGGGTGAGAAAGGCGCCTTCCTCATCAACCCCTACGGAATGATGTACGAGGAGATCACCGCCTCCAGCCTCATCAAGGTCGACCAGGACGGCAACATCCTCTCGAAGCCCGACTTCGGCGAGCTGGACTACGGCATCAACAAGGCCGGCTACGTGATCCACAGCGCCGTGCACGCCGCGCGGCCCGACGTGGCCTGCGTGATCCACACGCACAGCTGGGCGTCGATGGCGGTGTCGTCGCTCGAATGCGGTCTGCTGCCGCTCACGCAGACCGCCATGCGCTTCCTGAAGATCGGCTACCACGACTACCAGGGCGTGGTGCTGAACACCGAGGAGCAGGCCTCGCTGCTGGCCGACCTGGGCGACCGCGAGGCCGTGATCTTCCGCAACCACGGCGCACTGGTGGTGGGCCGCAGCGTGGGCGAGGCCTTCAACTGGATGCATCGGCTCGAGCTGGCCTGCCGCGCGCAGATCGGCGCGATGTCTTGCAACACGCCGCTGCAGGCGGTGCCGAAGCACGTCCTCGAGGAGACCTGGAACAACTACCAGCCCGGCACGCGTCGGCCCTACGGCCTCATGGAATGGCCGGCGCTGCTGCGCAAGCTCGACCGGATGGACCCGGGCTTTCGCGACTGA